The following are from one region of the Salvelinus alpinus chromosome 16, SLU_Salpinus.1, whole genome shotgun sequence genome:
- the LOC139540810 gene encoding zinc transporter ZIP3-like: MELVVAKVLCLLGVFALMLAGILVPVRLMIRVDYEKAQNYRKALALCNSFGGGVFLATCFNALLPAVRDKVDEVLKLVNITTDYPLAETMMMLGFFLTVFVEQAVLTFKKEKPSFIDLETFNARGSEAGSDSEYEAPFISPTRGSPVVRHHHHGHHHGHLSPTELARAGPLRLASLVLALSAHSVFEGLALGLQEDGAKLGSLFLGVVIHETLAAVALGVSVAKAALPMRDAIKLGVTVSLMIPIGIGLGMCINSAQNLAGSIASVVLQGLAAGTFLFVTFFEILSRELEDKHDRLLKVLFLILGYGVLAGLMFIKW, encoded by the exons ATGGAGCTTGTAGTGGCCAAGGTCCTTTGCCTTCTGGGAGTGTTTGCCCTCATGTTGGCTGGGATTCTTGTCCCAGTGCGACTCATGATTCGGGTGGACTATGAAAAAGCACAAAACTACAGGAAGGCTCTTGCACTCTGCAATTCTTTTGGAGGGGGTGTATTTCTGGCCACTTGCTTCAATGCTCTTTTGCCTGCCGTACGAGACAAG GTGGATGAGGTCCTTAAACTGGTGAATATCACCACAGACTACCCACTGGCAGAGACCATGATGATGCTGGGCTTCTTCCTCACAGTCTTTGTGGAGCAGGCAGTGCTCACCTTCAAGAAGGAGAAGCCATCTTTCATTGACCTGGAAACGTTCAACGCAAGGGGCTCAGAGGCTGGTAGCGACTCTGAGTACGAAGCTCCATTCATCTCCCCCACCCGGGGCTCCCCTGTGGtccgccaccaccaccatgggcaTCACCATGGACACCTCAGCCCCACCGAGCTGGCCAGAGCTGGGCCTCTACGGCTGGCCAGCCTAGTCCTGGCTCTCTCTGCCCATTCTGTGTTTGAGGGACTGGCGCTGGGCCTCCAGGAGGACGGGGCCAAGCTTGGAAGCCTCTTCCTGGGGGTGGTCATCCACGAGACCCTGGCTGCTGTGGCTCTGGGGGTGAGTGTTGCCAAAGCTGCTTTGCCCATGAGGGATGCCATCAAACTGGGTGTGACGGTCAGCCTCATGATCCCCATTGGCATCGGACTGGGCATGTGCATCAATAGTGCCCAGAACCTGGCAGGCAGTATTGCATCGGTGGTGCTCCAAGGCCTGGCTGCTGGTACTTTCCTCTTTGTCACCTTCTTTGAGATCCTGTCTCGGGAGCTGGAGGATAAACATGACAGACTGCTTAAGGTGCTCTTTCTCATACTTGGCTATGGTGTTCTAGCAGGCCTAATGTTCATCAAATGGTGA
- the LOC139540809 gene encoding small glutamine-rich tetratricopeptide repeat-containing protein alpha-like — protein sequence MTDTKRLAFSIIHFLHDQLGSGSLSSDAQESLEVAVQCLETAFNVSTDDQTLAVTQTLPEIFASATLKHPNTLHVNINTATDSPTEEEEAEAERLKTDGNDQMRVENYGAAVEFYSKAIAMNPQNGVYYCNRAAAYSKLGNYAGAVQDCELAIGIDPNYSKAYGRMGLALASLNKHTEAVSYYKKALELDPENDTYKSNLKIAEQKMETPSPTGGVGGVDLAGLLSNPGFMNMASGLMNNPQVQQLMSGMMSGAYGPMGPPAASGIGPGPGLGAGPGPVPGLGLGAGPAAGVGVGGAGPGDISGLIQAGQQFAQQMQQQNPELIEQLRSQIRSRPSSASNDEQP from the exons ATGACTGACACAAAGCGTCTTGCCTTCTCCATCATTCACTTTCTTCATGATCAACTGGGCTCTGGGAGTCTATCATCAGATGCTCAGGAAAGTTTAGAAG TTGCAGTCCAATGCCTGGAGACCGCCTTCAATGTCTCGACCGACGACCAGAccctagctgtcactcaaacgtTACCAGAGATTTTTGCCTCTGCGACACTGAAG CATCCAAACACCCTCCACGTGAATATAAACACAGCCACAGATTCCcccactgaggaggaagaggcagaggctGAGCGACTCAAAACTGATG GGAATGATCAAATGAGGGTTGAGAACTATGGGGCAGCTGTGGAATTCTACTCAAAGGCTATTGCCATGAACCCCCAGAATGGAGTTTACTACTGCAACAG GGCTGCTGCATACAGCAAACTAGGCAACTACGCTGGAGCAGTGCAGGACTGTGAACTTGCCATTGGGATTGACCCAAACTACAGCAAAGCGTATGGAAGAATGGG TTTGGCTCTAGCCAGcttaaacaaacacacagaagCTGTAAGTTATTACAAAAAAGCCCTGGAGTTGGACCCAGAGAACGACACCTACAAATCCAACCTGAAAATAGCAGAGCAGAAAATGGAGACTCCAAGCCCA acagggggagtgggaggAGTTGATCTGGCTGGTTTGCTCAGTAACCCTGGTTTCATGAACATG GCATCTGGTTTGATGAATAACCCACAAGTACAGCAACT GATGTCGGGGATGATGTCAGGGGCTTACGGGCCAATGGGACCTCCAGCAGCGTCTGGAATAGGGCCAGGGCCTGGCTTAGGTGCAGGACCAGGGCCtgtaccagggttagggttgggagcCGGACCGGCAGCAGGAGTTGGAGTAGGGGGAGCGGGTCCGGGAGACATCTCTGGTCTCATCCAAGC GGGCCAACAATTTGCGCAGCAGATGCAACAGCAGAACCCAGAGCTAATTGAACAGCTGAGGAGTCAAATTCGCAGCCGGCCGTCTAGCGCTAGCAACGATGAGCAACCTTGA